The sequence GCTGTGGGTGCGCTCGGCCGCCGCCAGGTAGGAGGCTCGCGCGGCGGCGGTGTCGCCGGACATCTCCAGCAGGTGGGCGCGGACGGCGTGCAGGCGGTGGTGCCCGGCGATCCGCGTGTCGTCCCGCAACTCCTCCAGCAGGGCGAGCCCGGCGCCCGGCCCGCGGGCCATCGCCACGGCCACGGCGTGGTTGAGCGCCGCCATCGGATTGGGCGACAGCTCCATCAGCACCCCATAGAGGGCGGCGATCTGCGGCCAGTCGGTCTCCCGCGCCGTCGCGGCCTCATCATGGAGCGCGGCGATCGCGGCCTGCACCTGGTAGGGGCCGGCGGGCCCGCGCGGCAGCGCCGCAGCCAGCAGTTCCACTCCCTCGGCGATGTACCCCGCGTTCCACAGGCTCCGGTCCTGCTCGGCGAGCGGGACGAGGTCCCCGCCCGGCCCCGTGCGGGCGGGCCGGCGCGCGTCGGTGAGCAGCATGAGCGCGAGCAGCCCGGCCGCCTCGGCGTCGCCGGGCAGCAGCCGGTGCACGATCCTGGCCAGCCGGATCGCCTCGGCCGCCACCTCTCCCCGGAACAGATACGCCCCGGCCGTGCTCGCGTACCCCTCCGTGAAGATCAGATAGAGGACGCGCAGCACCGCGGCGACCCGGGCGGGACGCTCGTCCGCGGCGGGCATCCGGAAGGGGAGGTGGCTGTCGCGGACGCGCCGCTTGGCGCGGCTGATGCGCTGCCCCATGGTCGACTCGGGCACGAAGAACGCGCGGGCGATCTCGGCCGTGGTCAGCCCGCCGACCGAGCGGAGGGTCAGCGCGATCTGCAGGTCCGGCGCCAGCACCGGGTGGCAGCACATGAACAGCAGGATCAGGGTGTCGTCGCCGCCCGGCGGCGGGCGGTCGGCGGCGGGAACGAGCCAGGCGTCCGGCGGCGTCCACGCGGCCAGGGCGTCCTCGCGGCGCCGGCGGGCCTGCTCGGCGCGCAGCAGATCGGTCAGCCGGCGCGACGCCACCGTGATCAGCCAGGCGCGCGGGTCGTCGGGGACCCCCTGCTCCGGCCACTGCGACGCGGCGGCGATCAGCGCCTCCTGGACGGCGTCCTCGGCGGTGTCGAAGTGCCCGTACCGGCGGACCAGCGCGCCGAGGACCTGCGGTGCCAGCGGGCGCAGCAGGTCCCAGGTCCCCACCTGAGGCGCGGTCACGGCTCCAGGTCGGCGCGCCCGTCGACGATCGGCCGCAGGTCAGCGTACGCCCGTTCCCGCGCCCCCTCCGGGCCGGGGCACTGCGCCAGCCGCGCGGCGATCTGCGAGGCGCGGTCGAAGCTGTCGCACTCGATGACGGTGTATCCGGCGAGCACCTCGGCGGTCTCGGGGTAGGGGCCGTCGGTCACGGCCGGCGCCCCGTCCTTCATGTGGAAGCGGCGGGTGTGGACCGGCGCGGCCAGGCCCTGGGCGTCCACGAACTCCCCGGACTCGACCAGATCCTGGTTGAACTTCTCCATGAACTCGTACATCTCGGCCAGTTCCTCGGCGGACCAGACGGCCTCGTCCTCGGGCACGTTGCCCGCCATCTCGTCGTAGGCCCGCTGCGACGCGTACAGCATGAGCATGTACTTCACGGTGGTCTCCCCTCCGGCCCGGCGCCCCGGTGGCGCCTCGCACAGGAGACGTCGGAGCCGCTCAGCCGTCTTCGACACACCTTCCCAGTTTTTCTCGCCGCGATCTTCGCCGTGCTCGCCGTCCTCGTGGCGGCGCCGGCCCGCCGCGGCGCGGCCCCGGAGCCCGCTCCGACCGCGGACGCGGAGGCCGAAGCCCGGCCCGCCGTGGTGTGAGGGGACGGTGTCAGGAGGACGCCGTCCACTCCTGCTCCTTCCAGGCCGGGTCGAGCGGAGTGTGGGCGATGTGGTTGGTGTAGTTGGACAGTGTCTTCATGCCGACGCCGAGGACGACGTCCAGGACGTGCCGGCGGGTGTGGCCGGCGGCCAGGAACGCCTCGACGTCCGCGTCGTCCACCCAGCCGCGCTGCGTCACCATGGCACCGGTGAGGCGGCGGACGGCCTCCAGCGCGGGATCGTCCAAAGGCCGCCCCGCGCGCAGCGCCTCCACGACCTCGGCGGGGACGCGGGCCCGCAGCGCCACCGTGGAGTGCGCGGCCACGCAGTACTCGCAGCCGTTCAGCACGCTGGCGGTGATCAGCACGGCGTGCTTGGCGTGCCCCGGCAGCGACGACCTGGTGAACTGCTCCGACAGGGCGTTGTAGCCGGCGAGCAGCTCCGGCGACTCGGCCATCACGCCGTTGAGCGTGGTGACGAACCCCATCCGCTTCTTGGCGGCCTCCAGTTGCGGGCGGGCGTCGGCGGGGGCGTCGGTCTCGTCGTAGACGGTGAACTCGGCCATCGTCATCTCCTTTAAAGGGGCGTCAGGGAAGCGGGGAGAGGGAGCGCAGGGCGGCGTCCACCGTGTCCGCCAGCTCGCCGGGACCGGCGCCGGCGCGGGAGCGCAGGTTCACCCCGTAGGCCAGCAGCGCCAGCATCTGCGCGGCGGTGCGGACGTCCACGTCGCCGCGCAACTGCCCGTGCTCGCGGGCGGCGAGAAGGGCGGTGCGCATCGCGGTGCACAGCGCCTCGTGGTGGGCGGCGAGCACCTCCCGCTCGCCGGCGTCGCTCCCGTCCTGTGCGGCGTGGGCGTTGGACACCATGCAGCCCCAGCGGGCGTACTCGCCGGAGCAACGCGCGGCGACGAGCCCGTCGAAGAACGCGGCGATGCCGGGCAGGCCCCGCCCGTCTGCGGCGAGCCGGTCGAACACCGGGCGCGACTGCCGGTCGGCGTAGCGGCGCAGTGCCGCCACGTACAGGTCCCGCTTGCCGCCGAACGTCGCGTACAGGCTGGACCGGTTGATCCCGGTCTCGGCCACCACCTCGGCGATCCCCGTCGCGGCGGCGCCGCGCCGCCAGAACAGCAGCACCGCCCGGTCCAGGACGGCGTCGGGATCGAAGTGCTTGACGTCCGGCATCGCCCCGCCTCCCTATCTTGGAATGATCGTTCCAAGATTGTCATGCGGGCACGACGGAGCGCAAGAGGACGGAACCGTGGGGGAGCGGGGCGAGGAAGGTCAGGCGAGGCCGGCGTCGTGCGCCAGCAGCGCGATCTGGGTGCGGTTGTCCAGGTCGAGCTTGGTCAGGACGCTGGACACGTGCGCCTTGACCGTGGCCACGCTCATGAACAGCTCGGCGGCGATGTCGGCGTTGGAACGCCCGTGAGCGATCGCCAGAACCACCTCGTGCTCGCGGGGGCTCAGCCGGGCGAGCGCCGCGCGGGCGCGCTGGTAGGCGCCGGCCTCCACCGCCGCGCGGTCCATGAGTCGGCGGGTGATGCGCGGCGACAGGATCGGGTCGCCGGCGGCGACCTGCCGCACGGCCCGGACGATCTGGTCCGGCGGCGTGTCCTTCAGCAGGAAGCCGCTGGCTCCCGCGCGCAGCGCGTGCAGGATGTTCTCGTCGGAGTCGAAGGTCGTCAGCACGATGACCTCCGGCGGGTTCGGCCGCTCCCGCAGCCTGCGGGTCGCGGTGATGCCGTCCACGCGCGGCATCCGCAGGTCCATCAGCACGACGTCGGGGGCGTGCGCGTCGGCGGCCGCGGGGACCTCGTCGCCGTCGGCGGCCTCGCCCGCCACGGTGATGCCGCCCGTCCCGTCCAGCATCATCGACAGCCCGGCGCGGACGAGGGCGTCGTCGTCCACGATCAGTACGCGCAGGGGGCGGGTCACGCGGGCCATGGTAGCCAGGCGCGCAGCCGGAACTCGCCCGCCGCGGCCTGGTGGTCGAGCCGCCCGCCGGCCAACCGCACCCGCTCGGTCAGCCCCACCAGCCCGGTGCCGCTGCCGGGCGCGAGCGGCCCCGCGCCGTCCTCGGCCAGCGGGTTGCGGATGTCGACCACGAGCCGGCCCCCCGGCCGCCCCTCCAGCACCACCCGGACGGGACGTCCCACGGCGTGCTTGCGGGCGTTGGTCAGCCCCTCCTGCACGACCCGGTACGCCGTGCGCCCGGCGGCCGCCGGGAGCGCGGACGCGCCGACCGTCTCGTCGCGCAGCTCCACCTGCCCGCCCGCGTCGCGGCACTCCTCCACCAGCCGGGGCACGTCGTCCAGGACGGGCTGGGGCCGGTCCTCCTCGTCGGTGTCCTCGGCGCGCAGAAGCAGGATCACCTCGCGCAGCTCGTCGAGCGCCTGGTGCACCCCGGCGCGGATCACCCCGGCCGCATGCGACAGCTTCTCCGGCGGGGCGTCCGGCCGGTACTCCAGCGCGCCCGCGTAGGTCGCCAGCAGCGACAGCCGGTGGGCGAGCACATCGTGCATCTCACGGGCGATCCGGGTCCGCTCCGCCATGCGCGCCTCGGCGACCCGGCGGCCCTGCTCGGCCTCGGCCCGGCGGGCCCGCTCGCGCAGCGACATCAGCAGCTCCCGGCGCGCCCGCGCCAGCGCGCCCCAGCCGACCATCGCGCCGTAGCCGAGGGCGATGAGCAGCAGCCACCAGCCGAAGGAGATCCCCCGGTTCGGCTGCCACAGCCCCTGCACGACGTGCGCCGCGATTCCCGCCGCGCCGACCAGCGCCGCCACCCGGAACGGGCGCCGCTGCGCGACCTGCAACACGCCCATGCTGGCCGCCGGTGTGGCGGTGGGGGACAGGGCCGCCAGAACGGTCAGCGCCAGGGCGACGCCCACCGGCCGCCAGAGCAGCAGCGGCGACAGCAGCCAGCTCACCAGGGCGACCGCGATGTCCAGGGCCAGAACGGCGCCGGCCACGTCCGCGCTGAAGCGGCCCCACAGCGTCAGCGCGCCCAGCGCCCCCGCCGCCGCGGCGACGCCGGCCGCGCACCACAGCATGCGCCGGCCATCGGGCCTTGCCTGGTCGAACGTCTCGCTCACGGGGCCGAGGCTATCCACCGGGCCGCGGCACCGACACCCGACCAAAGTCGGTGCCCGCCCGTACCGCGGGCGGACCGGCTCTCGCCGCGCGCCCGATGTGCCGGCCGCGCTCGGGCGGCCACGCTGCCGGACATGAACGAGCCGCGACGAAGGGAGAGGCACATGTCCGGAGGTACCGGTGGACGGCGGGTGCTGACCGTGGCGGGAGCGGTCGCCGCCCCCCTCGCGCTGTGGGTGGTCACCGGCCCGGTGACCGGGCTCGACCCGTCCGCCGAGATGGGCGGGGAGGTCCAGCGGGTCGGGGCGGGCCCGGTGATCGCGGGCAGCCTGATCGCGGGGCTGGCCGCCTGGGGACTGCTCGCGCTGCTGGAACGCGTGACCGGGCGGCCGGGGCGCGTGTGGACCGTCATCGCCCTGGTGGCGCTCGTGCTGTCGATGACCGGACCGCTCGGCGACGCCGCCGACGGCGCGTCCGTGGCCGTCCTGGCGGCGATGCACCTGGTCGTGGCCGCGGTCCTGATCCCCGGTCTCGGCCGTTCGGCCCGACCGTCGCGAGCGGCGGCCCCCGCGCGGCGAG is a genomic window of Actinomadura citrea containing:
- a CDS encoding RNA polymerase sigma factor → MTAPQVGTWDLLRPLAPQVLGALVRRYGHFDTAEDAVQEALIAAASQWPEQGVPDDPRAWLITVASRRLTDLLRAEQARRRREDALAAWTPPDAWLVPAADRPPPGGDDTLILLFMCCHPVLAPDLQIALTLRSVGGLTTAEIARAFFVPESTMGQRISRAKRRVRDSHLPFRMPAADERPARVAAVLRVLYLIFTEGYASTAGAYLFRGEVAAEAIRLARIVHRLLPGDAEAAGLLALMLLTDARRPARTGPGGDLVPLAEQDRSLWNAGYIAEGVELLAAALPRGPAGPYQVQAAIAALHDEAATARETDWPQIAALYGVLMELSPNPMAALNHAVAVAMARGPGAGLALLEELRDDTRIAGHHRLHAVRAHLLEMSGDTAAARASYLAAAERTHSLPEQRYLHARAARLAGTAVRPGGPAGD
- a CDS encoding YciI family protein, which encodes MLMLYASQRAYDEMAGNVPEDEAVWSAEELAEMYEFMEKFNQDLVESGEFVDAQGLAAPVHTRRFHMKDGAPAVTDGPYPETAEVLAGYTVIECDSFDRASQIAARLAQCPGPEGARERAYADLRPIVDGRADLEP
- a CDS encoding carboxymuconolactone decarboxylase family protein — protein: MAEFTVYDETDAPADARPQLEAAKKRMGFVTTLNGVMAESPELLAGYNALSEQFTRSSLPGHAKHAVLITASVLNGCEYCVAAHSTVALRARVPAEVVEALRAGRPLDDPALEAVRRLTGAMVTQRGWVDDADVEAFLAAGHTRRHVLDVVLGVGMKTLSNYTNHIAHTPLDPAWKEQEWTASS
- a CDS encoding TetR/AcrR family transcriptional regulator, with product MPDVKHFDPDAVLDRAVLLFWRRGAAATGIAEVVAETGINRSSLYATFGGKRDLYVAALRRYADRQSRPVFDRLAADGRGLPGIAAFFDGLVAARCSGEYARWGCMVSNAHAAQDGSDAGEREVLAAHHEALCTAMRTALLAAREHGQLRGDVDVRTAAQMLALLAYGVNLRSRAGAGPGELADTVDAALRSLSPLP
- a CDS encoding response regulator, giving the protein MARVTRPLRVLIVDDDALVRAGLSMMLDGTGGITVAGEAADGDEVPAAADAHAPDVVLMDLRMPRVDGITATRRLRERPNPPEVIVLTTFDSDENILHALRAGASGFLLKDTPPDQIVRAVRQVAAGDPILSPRITRRLMDRAAVEAGAYQRARAALARLSPREHEVVLAIAHGRSNADIAAELFMSVATVKAHVSSVLTKLDLDNRTQIALLAHDAGLA
- a CDS encoding sensor histidine kinase — protein: MSETFDQARPDGRRMLWCAAGVAAAAGALGALTLWGRFSADVAGAVLALDIAVALVSWLLSPLLLWRPVGVALALTVLAALSPTATPAASMGVLQVAQRRPFRVAALVGAAGIAAHVVQGLWQPNRGISFGWWLLLIALGYGAMVGWGALARARRELLMSLRERARRAEAEQGRRVAEARMAERTRIAREMHDVLAHRLSLLATYAGALEYRPDAPPEKLSHAAGVIRAGVHQALDELREVILLLRAEDTDEEDRPQPVLDDVPRLVEECRDAGGQVELRDETVGASALPAAAGRTAYRVVQEGLTNARKHAVGRPVRVVLEGRPGGRLVVDIRNPLAEDGAGPLAPGSGTGLVGLTERVRLAGGRLDHQAAAGEFRLRAWLPWPA
- a CDS encoding DUF6069 family protein, which translates into the protein MSGGTGGRRVLTVAGAVAAPLALWVVTGPVTGLDPSAEMGGEVQRVGAGPVIAGSLIAGLAAWGLLALLERVTGRPGRVWTVIALVALVLSMTGPLGDAADGASVAVLAAMHLVVAAVLIPGLGRSARPSRAAAPARRVPDRDPNH